In Streptomyces nojiriensis, one genomic interval encodes:
- a CDS encoding glycosyltransferase family 2 protein, producing MPAQQPAVSVIMPVLNEEHYLRDSVRHILEQEYAGEMEVVIALGPSTDRTDEIAAELVAEDPRVHTVPNPTGRTPAALNAAIKASRHPIVVRVDGHGMLSPNYIATAVRLLEETGAQNVGGIMHAEGENAWEEAVAAAMTSKIGVGNAPFHTGGQAGPAETVYLGVFRREALEQQGGYNEEFIRAQDWELNFRIREAGGLIWFSPELMVQYRPRRSVRALAKQYKDYGRWRHVVARYHSGSINLRYLAPPTLVCALAASVVVGATVTPLGFVLPAGYLAAITAGSVPAGKGLGIKARAQIPVALATMHLSWGFGFLTSPRALADKVIASRRPAVQRDPSQV from the coding sequence ATGCCCGCCCAGCAGCCCGCAGTCTCGGTGATCATGCCGGTGCTCAACGAGGAGCACTACCTCCGCGATTCCGTCCGCCACATCCTGGAACAGGAGTACGCGGGCGAGATGGAGGTGGTGATCGCACTCGGGCCGTCCACGGACCGCACCGACGAGATCGCCGCCGAACTGGTCGCCGAGGATCCCCGGGTCCACACCGTCCCGAACCCCACCGGTCGGACCCCGGCGGCGCTCAACGCCGCCATCAAGGCCTCGCGCCATCCGATCGTGGTGCGCGTCGACGGCCACGGCATGCTCTCGCCGAACTACATCGCCACCGCCGTCCGCCTCCTGGAGGAGACCGGCGCCCAGAACGTCGGCGGCATCATGCACGCCGAGGGCGAGAACGCCTGGGAAGAGGCGGTCGCCGCGGCGATGACCTCGAAGATCGGTGTCGGCAACGCGCCGTTCCACACCGGCGGCCAGGCGGGACCGGCCGAGACCGTCTACCTCGGAGTCTTCCGCCGTGAGGCGCTGGAGCAGCAGGGCGGCTACAACGAGGAGTTCATCCGCGCCCAGGACTGGGAGCTGAACTTCCGCATCCGCGAAGCCGGCGGCCTGATCTGGTTCTCGCCGGAGCTGATGGTCCAGTACCGTCCACGGCGCTCCGTACGGGCCCTGGCCAAGCAGTACAAGGACTACGGGCGCTGGCGGCACGTGGTGGCCCGCTACCACTCGGGCTCGATCAACCTGCGCTACCTGGCCCCGCCGACCCTCGTCTGCGCGCTCGCCGCGAGCGTGGTCGTGGGCGCGACCGTCACCCCTCTGGGCTTCGTCCTTCCGGCCGGCTATCTCGCGGCGATCACCGCCGGTTCCGTACCGGCGGGCAAGGGGCTCGGGATCAAGGCCAGGGCGCAGATCCCCGTCGCCCTGGCGACCATGCACCTGTCCTGGGGCTTCGGCTTCCTGACCAGCCCGCGGGCCCTGGCGGACAAGGTCATCGCCAGCCGCCGTCCGGCCGTGCAGCGGGACCCCTCGCAGGTCTGA
- a CDS encoding LCP family protein, whose amino-acid sequence MPQPHRPARPDGPPRPQRARRGEGGRARHREGRPRWGVRLAAGVSVAVLGSGAIGHAVMTGLDTGIERVDPFKDMKNRPQAGHGLNFLLVGTDGREKVSPEEKREYRLGGAPCHCTDTIMLVHLSADKERASVISLPRDSYAEVPAHRDLVTGKAHKAHPVRLNAAYAEGGPNLTVRTVENMTRVKIDHYLEVDFTSFMKTVDAMGGVEICTAKTMRDRNTGLDLLPGSHRLSGGQALQYVRSRHVDGASDLGRMQRQQRFVAALIKQATGGGVLLNPVKFKEVSSTLLGSVRADKDFGSEQMLALGQAMRDFAPSSSEFASVPIGSPSFPVKGIGSTVKWDEPKAAKLFEALREDRPLSPARPGRTGGGPQAAVPVDVPPREVRVQVENGTRIDGMGGRVDAALRATGFDTTGAPGNGAGREVKRTVITYDPRWDRSARSVATALPGSELRAVAGQGRTVVVIAGADYRKVVPVRAEDPYQGAFGVVTGDQVVCGDAP is encoded by the coding sequence GTGCCCCAGCCGCACCGTCCCGCCCGTCCTGACGGGCCGCCCCGGCCGCAGCGCGCCCGGCGCGGCGAAGGCGGTCGCGCCCGGCACCGGGAAGGACGGCCCCGGTGGGGCGTACGGCTCGCGGCCGGGGTGTCGGTGGCGGTGCTCGGCTCCGGGGCGATCGGGCACGCCGTGATGACCGGTCTGGACACCGGGATCGAGCGGGTGGACCCGTTCAAGGACATGAAGAACCGGCCGCAGGCCGGACACGGCCTCAATTTCCTGCTGGTGGGCACCGACGGGCGGGAGAAGGTCTCCCCGGAGGAGAAGCGCGAGTACCGCCTGGGCGGCGCGCCGTGCCACTGCACGGACACGATCATGCTGGTGCACCTGTCGGCCGACAAGGAGCGGGCCAGTGTGATCAGCCTGCCCCGCGACAGTTACGCCGAGGTGCCCGCGCACCGGGACCTCGTCACCGGCAAGGCGCACAAGGCCCACCCGGTACGGCTGAACGCGGCGTACGCGGAGGGCGGGCCCAACCTGACCGTGCGGACCGTGGAGAACATGACCCGGGTGAAGATCGACCACTACCTGGAGGTCGACTTCACCAGCTTCATGAAGACGGTCGACGCGATGGGCGGCGTGGAGATCTGCACGGCCAAGACCATGCGGGACCGCAACACCGGGCTCGACCTGCTGCCGGGCAGCCACCGCCTCAGCGGCGGGCAGGCCCTGCAGTACGTGCGCTCGCGCCATGTCGACGGGGCCTCCGACCTCGGCCGGATGCAGCGCCAGCAGCGGTTCGTCGCCGCCCTGATCAAGCAGGCGACCGGGGGCGGGGTGCTGCTGAACCCGGTGAAGTTCAAGGAGGTCAGCTCCACGCTCCTCGGCTCCGTCCGGGCCGACAAGGACTTCGGCTCGGAGCAGATGCTGGCCCTCGGGCAGGCGATGCGGGACTTCGCCCCGTCCTCCTCGGAATTCGCCTCGGTGCCCATCGGCAGCCCCTCGTTCCCCGTCAAGGGCATCGGGTCCACCGTGAAGTGGGACGAGCCGAAGGCGGCCAAGCTGTTCGAGGCGCTGCGCGAGGACCGGCCGCTGTCCCCGGCCCGGCCGGGGAGGACCGGCGGCGGCCCGCAGGCGGCCGTGCCGGTGGACGTGCCCCCGCGCGAGGTCCGCGTCCAGGTGGAGAACGGCACCCGGATCGACGGAATGGGCGGCCGGGTGGACGCCGCGCTGCGCGCCACCGGATTCGACACCACCGGGGCCCCGGGCAACGGGGCCGGCCGCGAGGTCAAGCGCACGGTGATCACGTACGACCCGCGCTGGGACCGCTCCGCCCGCTCGGTGGCGACCGCGCTGCCGGGCAGCGAGCTGCGGGCCGTGGCGGGCCAGGGCCGCACGGTGGTGGTGATCGCGGGCGCGGACTACCGCAAGGTGGTGCCGGTGCGGGCCGAGGACCCCTACCAGGGCGCCTTCGGGGTGGTCACCGGCGACCAGGTGGTGTGCGGGGACGCACCCTAG
- a CDS encoding acyl-CoA thioesterase yields MTQIPGELPGKPTAASRTTLSHIMTANDTNLLGTVHGGVIMKLVDDAAGAVAGRHSGGPAVTASMDEMAFLAPVRVGDLVHVKAQCNWTGRSSMEIGVRVLAERWNESTPATQVGTAYLVFAAVDADGKPREVPPVLPETEQDERRYQEAQIRRTHRLARRQAIMALREERAAQGFDD; encoded by the coding sequence ATGACACAGATACCGGGCGAGCTGCCCGGGAAGCCCACCGCAGCCTCCCGGACGACTCTCAGCCACATCATGACCGCCAACGACACCAACCTCCTCGGCACGGTGCACGGCGGCGTGATCATGAAGCTGGTGGACGACGCGGCGGGCGCCGTGGCCGGCCGCCACTCCGGCGGCCCGGCGGTCACCGCCTCCATGGACGAGATGGCCTTCCTCGCGCCCGTGCGCGTGGGCGACCTCGTCCACGTGAAGGCCCAGTGCAACTGGACCGGCCGCTCCTCCATGGAGATCGGCGTACGCGTCCTCGCGGAGCGGTGGAACGAGTCCACCCCCGCCACCCAGGTCGGCACCGCCTACCTCGTCTTCGCCGCGGTCGACGCCGACGGCAAGCCCCGCGAGGTCCCGCCCGTCCTCCCGGAGACGGAACAGGACGAGCGGCGCTACCAGGAAGCCCAGATCCGCCGCACCCACCGGCTCGCCCGCCGCCAGGCGATCATGGCGCTGCGCGAGGAGCGGGCGGCCCAGGGCTTCGACGACTGA
- a CDS encoding LCP family protein, protein MNDWPEGRDDAYGRGSAQPQPEGVQRMRHIQRQPQAQQPPRPAQPPRPQRPAGPPPAYGVPPQQAGGHDTYGGYDSGYNTGQVYGAPQGGAPGGPGGPGGPSGPGRPGRAPGPAPDWRKRIKVGSIVLVSALLVTSVATYFWADSKVRREVDLSKVIERPKEGDCTTYLIVGSDSREGMSAEEKKKLHTGSAEGKRTDSMMILAKCSSGNTMISLPRDSDVEIPSFVGSQSGKTFPAQGRRVKLNAAYAEDGPELLVRTVEHNTGLRIDHYAEIGFAGFANIVDALGGVELNIEEGFKDEKSGADFKAGKQTLNGEQSLAFVRTRYAFAESDLQRTKNQQKFLSALASQAATPSTILNPFSLYPMLGAGLDTLIVDKDMGLYDMGQMFFAMKGVNGGDGVSMNMPISGQRGGNLVWDKAKVQQLVKQIQNDEKVTVRGN, encoded by the coding sequence ATGAATGACTGGCCAGAAGGTCGTGACGACGCGTACGGGCGCGGCAGCGCGCAGCCGCAGCCCGAGGGTGTGCAGCGGATGCGGCACATCCAGCGGCAGCCGCAGGCGCAGCAGCCGCCTCGGCCCGCGCAGCCCCCGCGCCCGCAGCGACCGGCGGGCCCGCCGCCCGCGTACGGCGTACCCCCGCAGCAGGCGGGCGGCCACGACACCTACGGCGGTTACGACAGCGGCTACAACACCGGCCAGGTCTACGGGGCTCCGCAGGGCGGCGCTCCGGGCGGGCCGGGAGGCCCCGGCGGGCCGTCCGGGCCCGGCCGTCCCGGGCGGGCGCCCGGTCCCGCGCCGGACTGGCGCAAGCGGATCAAGGTCGGCTCGATCGTGCTGGTCTCCGCGCTGCTGGTGACCTCGGTCGCCACGTATTTCTGGGCCGACTCCAAGGTGCGCCGCGAGGTGGACCTCTCCAAGGTCATCGAGCGTCCGAAGGAGGGCGACTGCACGACGTACCTGATCGTGGGCTCCGACAGCCGCGAGGGGATGTCCGCCGAGGAGAAGAAGAAGCTGCACACCGGCTCGGCCGAGGGCAAGCGGACCGACTCGATGATGATCCTGGCGAAGTGCTCCAGCGGGAACACCATGATCTCGCTGCCCCGCGACTCGGACGTGGAGATCCCGTCCTTCGTGGGCTCGCAGTCGGGGAAGACGTTCCCCGCGCAGGGGCGCCGGGTCAAGCTCAACGCCGCGTACGCGGAGGACGGCCCCGAGCTGCTGGTGCGGACGGTGGAGCACAACACGGGCCTGCGCATCGACCACTACGCGGAGATCGGCTTCGCCGGCTTCGCGAACATCGTGGACGCGCTGGGCGGTGTGGAGCTGAACATCGAGGAGGGCTTCAAGGACGAGAAGTCGGGCGCCGACTTCAAGGCCGGAAAGCAGACCCTCAACGGCGAGCAGTCCCTGGCCTTCGTACGGACCCGGTACGCGTTCGCCGAGTCCGACCTGCAGCGGACGAAGAACCAGCAGAAGTTCCTGTCGGCGCTGGCCAGTCAGGCCGCGACGCCGTCGACGATCCTCAACCCGTTCTCGCTCTACCCGATGCTGGGCGCGGGCCTGGACACCCTCATCGTGGACAAGGACATGGGCCTGTACGACATGGGCCAGATGTTCTTCGCGATGAAGGGCGTCAACGGCGGTGACGGGGTGTCGATGAACATGCCGATCTCCGGCCAGCGCGGCGGCAACCTCGTCTGGGACAAGGCGAAGGTGCAGCAGCTGGTGAAGCAGATCCAGAACGACGAGAAGGTCACCGTCCGCGGCAACTGA
- a CDS encoding sugar phosphate nucleotidyltransferase: protein MTEAILLVGGQGTRLRPVTVNTPKPMVPTAGVPFLAHQIARAAAAGVTHIVMATCYLAEVFEPYFGDGSDFGISLEYVVEDEPLGTGGAIRNAGARLTGGPDSSVLVFNGDILTGLDIAGLVESHEAADADVSLHLVRVEDPRAFGLVPTDSDGRVLAFTEKPQTPEEIITDQINAGCYVFRRSVIDSIPAGRPVSVERETFPGLLAAGAKLHGVTENTYWMDLGKPESIIQASADLVRGVVSSPAVPGRRGESLVLPGAEVAAGAKLSGGTVVGAGARIGAGAVVQGSIVLDDAVIGPDAQVNASLIGARAAVGARTVLDGTVVGDGAEVGADNELRAGARVWCEARLPDAAIRFSPDA, encoded by the coding sequence ATGACGGAAGCGATCCTGCTGGTCGGCGGACAAGGGACGCGCTTGCGCCCCGTGACGGTGAACACGCCCAAGCCGATGGTCCCCACGGCCGGTGTCCCGTTCCTCGCCCACCAGATAGCCAGGGCAGCCGCCGCCGGTGTCACCCACATCGTGATGGCCACCTGCTACCTCGCCGAGGTCTTCGAGCCCTACTTCGGCGACGGATCCGACTTCGGCATCAGCCTCGAATACGTGGTCGAGGACGAGCCGCTGGGCACCGGCGGCGCCATCCGCAACGCCGGAGCGCGCCTGACCGGCGGCCCGGACTCCTCCGTCCTCGTCTTCAACGGCGACATCCTCACCGGCCTGGACATCGCCGGGCTGGTCGAGTCGCACGAGGCGGCCGACGCCGACGTCTCCCTGCACCTGGTCCGGGTCGAGGACCCGCGCGCCTTCGGTCTGGTCCCCACCGACTCCGACGGGCGGGTGCTGGCCTTCACCGAGAAGCCGCAGACCCCCGAGGAGATCATCACCGACCAGATCAACGCCGGCTGCTACGTCTTCCGCCGCAGCGTGATCGACTCCATCCCGGCCGGCCGCCCGGTCTCCGTCGAGCGCGAGACCTTCCCCGGCCTGCTCGCCGCCGGGGCCAAGCTGCACGGAGTCACCGAGAACACGTACTGGATGGACCTCGGCAAGCCAGAGTCGATCATCCAGGCCTCCGCCGACCTCGTACGCGGCGTGGTCTCCTCCCCGGCCGTCCCCGGACGCCGCGGCGAGTCCCTGGTCCTGCCCGGCGCCGAAGTGGCGGCCGGGGCCAAGCTGTCCGGGGGCACCGTCGTGGGTGCGGGCGCCCGGATCGGGGCCGGAGCGGTAGTCCAGGGCTCCATCGTCCTCGACGACGCCGTCATCGGCCCCGACGCCCAGGTGAACGCCAGCCTGATCGGCGCCCGCGCCGCGGTCGGCGCGCGGACCGTCCTCGACGGCACGGTCGTCGGCGACGGCGCCGAGGTGGGAGCCGACAACGAACTGCGCGCCGGCGCCCGCGTCTGGTGCGAGGCGCGGTTGCCCGACGCCGCCATCCGCTTCTCCCCGGACGCCTGA
- a CDS encoding acyl-CoA dehydrogenase, with amino-acid sequence MAGSADFDLYRPAEEHDMLRESVRSLAEAKILPFAAAVDEESRFPQEALDALVSSDLHAVHVPETYGGAGADALATVIVIEEVARVCASSSLIPAVNKLGSLPVILSGSEELKAKYLGPLAKGDAMFSYALSEPDAGSDAAGMKTRAVRDGDFWVLNGVKRWITNAGVSEYYTVMAVTDPEKRSKGISAFVVEKGDEGVSFGAPEKKLGIKGSPTREVYLDNVRIPADRMIGAEGTGFATAMKTLDHTRITIAAQALGIAQGALDYAKGYVQERKQFGKPIGDFQGVQFMLADMAMKIEAARQLTYSAAAKSERVAAGGEKEDLTFFGAAAKCFASDVAMEVTTDAVQLLGGYGYTRDYPVERMMRDAKITQIYEGTNQVQRIVMARNLP; translated from the coding sequence TTGGCGGGTTCTGCCGACTTCGACCTGTACCGCCCGGCCGAGGAGCACGACATGCTCCGCGAGTCGGTCCGCTCGCTCGCCGAGGCGAAGATCCTGCCGTTCGCCGCCGCGGTCGACGAGGAATCCCGCTTCCCGCAGGAGGCCCTGGACGCACTGGTCTCCAGCGACCTGCACGCCGTCCACGTGCCCGAGACCTACGGCGGCGCGGGCGCCGACGCCCTTGCGACCGTGATCGTGATCGAGGAGGTGGCCCGTGTCTGCGCCTCCTCCTCCCTCATCCCGGCCGTGAACAAGCTCGGCTCGCTCCCGGTGATCCTCTCCGGTTCCGAGGAGCTCAAGGCCAAGTACCTCGGCCCGCTGGCCAAGGGCGACGCGATGTTCTCGTACGCGCTCTCCGAGCCGGACGCGGGCTCCGACGCCGCCGGCATGAAGACCCGCGCCGTGCGCGACGGGGACTTCTGGGTGCTCAACGGCGTCAAGCGCTGGATCACCAACGCGGGCGTCTCCGAGTACTACACGGTCATGGCCGTCACCGACCCGGAGAAGCGCTCCAAGGGCATCAGCGCCTTCGTCGTGGAGAAGGGCGACGAGGGCGTGTCCTTCGGCGCCCCGGAGAAGAAGCTCGGCATCAAGGGCTCCCCGACGCGCGAGGTCTACCTCGACAACGTCCGGATCCCGGCCGACCGCATGATCGGCGCCGAGGGCACCGGCTTCGCCACCGCGATGAAGACCCTGGACCACACCCGCATCACCATCGCGGCCCAGGCGCTCGGCATCGCCCAGGGCGCCCTGGACTACGCCAAGGGCTACGTCCAGGAGCGCAAGCAGTTCGGCAAGCCGATCGGCGACTTCCAGGGCGTGCAGTTCATGCTCGCGGACATGGCCATGAAGATCGAGGCCGCCCGCCAGCTGACCTACTCGGCCGCCGCGAAGTCCGAGCGCGTCGCCGCCGGAGGTGAGAAGGAGGACCTGACCTTCTTCGGTGCCGCGGCCAAGTGCTTCGCCTCCGACGTGGCCATGGAGGTCACCACGGACGCCGTCCAGCTCCTCGGCGGCTACGGCTACACCCGTGACTACCCGGTGGAGCGCATGATGCGCGACGCCAAGATCACGCAGATCTACGAGGGCACCAACCAGGTCCAGCGGATCGTCATGGCCCGCAACCTCCCGTAG
- a CDS encoding UDP-glucose dehydrogenase family protein: MAPLRITVIGTGYLGATHAAAMAELGFEVLGLDVVPEKIEMLASGRVPMYEPGLEELLAKHVAGLPGSTGRLRFTTSYEEVGAFGDVHFVCVNTPQKHGEYACDMSYVDSAMASLAPHLTRPVLVVGKSTVPVGSAERLAVKLAELAPAGADVELAWNPEFLREGFAVEDTLHPDRIVIGVQGERAEKLLREVYETPMSEGTPLVITDFPTAELVKTAANSFLATKISFINAMAEVCEAGGGDVVKLAEAIGYDERIGAKYLRAGIGFGGGCLPKDIRAFMARAGELGADQALTFLREVDSINMRRRGHMVELARDAVGGSFLGKRVAVLGATFKPDSDDVRDSPALNVAGQIHLQGGQVTVYDPKGMDNARRVFPTLGYADSALAAARGAEVVLHLTEWREFRDLDPAELAGVVTDRLVLDGRNALDPVRWRAAGWTYRAMGRPRA; this comes from the coding sequence ATGGCCCCCCTCAGGATCACTGTGATCGGCACCGGATACCTCGGTGCGACCCACGCCGCCGCGATGGCGGAGCTGGGATTCGAGGTGCTGGGGCTGGACGTGGTGCCCGAGAAGATCGAGATGCTGGCCTCGGGCCGGGTCCCGATGTACGAGCCCGGGCTGGAGGAACTGCTGGCCAAGCACGTGGCCGGGCTGCCGGGCTCGACCGGCCGGCTGCGCTTCACGACCTCCTACGAGGAGGTCGGCGCCTTCGGCGACGTCCACTTCGTCTGCGTGAACACCCCGCAGAAGCACGGCGAGTACGCCTGCGACATGTCCTACGTGGACTCCGCGATGGCCTCGCTGGCCCCGCACCTGACGCGGCCGGTCCTGGTGGTCGGCAAGTCCACGGTGCCGGTGGGCTCGGCGGAGCGGCTCGCGGTGAAGCTCGCGGAGCTGGCCCCGGCGGGCGCGGACGTGGAGCTGGCCTGGAACCCGGAGTTCCTGCGGGAGGGCTTCGCGGTGGAGGACACCCTGCACCCCGACCGGATCGTGATCGGCGTCCAGGGCGAGCGCGCCGAGAAGCTGCTGCGGGAGGTGTACGAGACGCCGATGTCGGAGGGCACCCCGCTGGTGATCACCGACTTCCCGACCGCGGAGCTGGTGAAGACCGCCGCGAACTCCTTCCTCGCGACGAAGATCTCCTTCATCAACGCGATGGCGGAGGTGTGCGAGGCCGGCGGCGGCGACGTGGTCAAGCTGGCCGAGGCCATCGGCTACGACGAGCGGATCGGCGCGAAGTACCTGCGCGCCGGGATCGGCTTCGGCGGCGGCTGCCTGCCCAAGGACATCCGGGCCTTCATGGCGCGCGCCGGCGAGCTGGGCGCCGACCAGGCGCTGACCTTCCTGCGCGAGGTCGACTCCATCAACATGCGGCGCCGCGGGCACATGGTCGAGCTGGCCCGGGACGCCGTGGGCGGTTCGTTCCTCGGCAAGCGGGTCGCCGTGCTCGGAGCCACCTTCAAGCCGGACTCCGACGACGTACGGGACTCCCCCGCGCTGAACGTGGCCGGGCAGATCCACCTCCAGGGCGGCCAGGTCACCGTCTACGACCCCAAGGGCATGGACAACGCCCGCCGCGTCTTCCCGACCCTCGGCTACGCGGACTCCGCGCTGGCGGCGGCCCGGGGCGCGGAGGTCGTCCTGCACCTCACCGAGTGGCGCGAGTTCCGTGACCTCGACCCGGCGGAGCTGGCCGGTGTGGTGACCGACCGGCTCGTCCTGGACGGCCGCAACGCGCTGGACCCGGTGCGGTGGCGGGCCGCGGGCTGGACCTACCGGGCGATGGGCCGCCCGCGCGCGTAG
- a CDS encoding membrane dipeptidase produces MADLQDEPHSVGIGAEDLPAPAVAVAAGALDRAVALLAVHPVADGCNTLVRTLHQSPYHDIETSDTGVDTDIPRLRAGGVGAQFWSLLGPSARAGEDTPGDQVLSDTLDQIDTALTLMRSYPDSLCLALGAGDLADARNRGRIASFLGPVPGRTLTGSLGALRAFHALGVRILAPAGAPWARDELTAFGHEVVREANRLAILLDLTGCTQAVACRLAGASKAPVIVSNTGAASLNPHPGNVTDEVLAALREANGLAMVTFDTARTGDSLHAVADHLDHVRAIAGPHGVGLGATFGTGPGHPRPTGLTDPSGYPRLIAELLERGWPESEVALLTWGNAQRVLRDAEFTARAAHHRR; encoded by the coding sequence ATGGCCGACCTGCAGGATGAACCCCACTCCGTGGGCATCGGAGCCGAAGACCTCCCCGCACCCGCGGTAGCGGTGGCGGCGGGCGCCCTCGACCGGGCCGTCGCGCTGCTGGCCGTCCATCCCGTGGCCGACGGGTGCAACACCCTGGTCCGGACCCTGCACCAGAGCCCGTACCACGACATCGAAACCTCGGACACGGGCGTGGACACCGACATCCCGAGACTGCGCGCCGGGGGAGTGGGGGCCCAGTTCTGGTCCCTGCTGGGGCCGTCGGCGCGGGCGGGCGAGGACACCCCCGGCGACCAGGTCCTCTCCGACACGCTGGACCAGATCGACACGGCGCTGACCCTGATGCGCAGCTACCCCGACAGCCTCTGCCTGGCCCTCGGCGCCGGCGACCTGGCGGACGCCCGCAACCGGGGCCGCATCGCCTCGTTCCTGGGACCGGTGCCCGGCCGCACCCTGACCGGCTCCCTGGGCGCGCTGCGCGCCTTCCACGCGCTGGGCGTACGGATCCTCGCGCCCGCGGGAGCGCCCTGGGCGCGGGACGAGCTGACGGCCTTCGGCCACGAGGTGGTCCGCGAGGCGAACCGGCTGGCGATCCTGCTGGACCTCACGGGCTGCACGCAGGCGGTCGCCTGCCGGCTCGCCGGGGCCTCCAAGGCACCGGTGATCGTCTCGAACACGGGGGCGGCCTCGCTGAACCCGCACCCGGGGAACGTGACCGACGAGGTCCTGGCCGCGCTGCGGGAGGCGAACGGCCTGGCGATGGTCACCTTCGACACCGCGCGCACCGGGGACTCCCTGCACGCGGTGGCGGACCACCTGGACCACGTACGGGCCATCGCGGGCCCGCACGGCGTCGGACTCGGCGCCACCTTCGGCACCGGACCGGGCCACCCCCGTCCGACGGGCCTGACCGACCCCTCGGGCTATCCGCGGCTGATCGCGGAACTCCTGGAGCGCGGCTGGCCGGAGTCCGAGGTGGCCCTGCTGACCTGGGGCAACGCCCAGCGTGTCCTGCGCGACGCGGAGTTCACCGCCCGCGCGGCCCACCACCGCCGCTAG
- a CDS encoding dipeptidase — MSAAQRLDEARELLAEHPVVDGHNDLPWALREQVRYDLARRDIAGDQSAHLHTDIPRLRAGGVGAQFWSVYVRSDYAGDEAVSATLEQIDVVAQLIDRYPGDLVRALTADDMEAARADGRIASLMGAEGGHSINNSLATLRALHQLGVRYMTLTHNDTIDWADSATDEPRHGGLTDFGREVVREMNRVGMLVDLSHVAATTMRDAIAVSAAPVVFSHSSARAVCDHPRNIPDDVLATLPGNGGVAMATFVPKFILPAAVEWTLAADENLRVHGLHHLDTTPEAMALHRAFEEARPRPVATAATVADHLDHMREVAGIDHIGIGGDYDGTAFTPSGLDDVAGYPNLVAELLTRGWSKADLAKLTWTNAVRVLRDAESVARDLSASRGPSNAVIR, encoded by the coding sequence GTGAGCGCGGCGCAGCGTCTGGACGAGGCGCGCGAGCTGCTGGCCGAACATCCCGTCGTGGACGGCCACAACGACCTGCCCTGGGCGCTGCGCGAGCAGGTGCGGTACGACCTGGCGCGACGGGACATCGCGGGCGACCAGTCCGCCCACCTGCACACCGACATCCCCCGGCTGCGCGCCGGCGGGGTCGGCGCGCAGTTCTGGTCCGTCTACGTGCGTTCCGACTACGCCGGTGACGAGGCGGTCAGCGCCACCCTGGAGCAGATCGACGTCGTCGCCCAGCTGATCGACCGTTATCCCGGCGACCTGGTGCGGGCGCTGACGGCGGACGACATGGAGGCCGCCCGCGCCGACGGCCGGATCGCCTCGCTGATGGGTGCCGAGGGCGGCCACTCCATCAACAACTCGCTGGCCACCCTGCGCGCCCTGCACCAGCTGGGCGTGCGGTACATGACGCTCACGCACAACGACACGATCGACTGGGCGGACTCGGCGACCGACGAGCCCCGGCACGGCGGTCTGACCGACTTCGGCCGCGAGGTCGTCCGCGAGATGAACCGTGTCGGCATGCTGGTGGACCTCTCGCACGTCGCGGCGACGACGATGCGGGACGCGATCGCGGTCTCGGCCGCACCGGTGGTGTTCTCGCACTCCTCGGCGCGGGCCGTCTGCGACCACCCGCGCAACATCCCCGACGACGTACTGGCGACGCTGCCGGGCAACGGCGGGGTGGCGATGGCCACCTTCGTACCGAAGTTCATCCTCCCGGCGGCCGTCGAGTGGACCCTGGCCGCGGACGAGAACCTGCGGGTGCACGGTCTCCACCACCTGGACACCACCCCCGAGGCGATGGCCCTGCACCGGGCCTTCGAGGAGGCGCGCCCGCGCCCGGTGGCCACGGCCGCGACGGTGGCCGACCACCTGGACCACATGCGCGAGGTGGCCGGCATCGACCACATCGGCATCGGCGGGGACTACGACGGCACGGCCTTCACCCCCTCCGGCCTGGACGACGTGGCGGGCTACCCGAACCTCGTCGCCGAGCTGCTCACGCGCGGCTGGTCCAAGGCCGACCTGGCGAAGCTGACCTGGACCAACGCGGTACGGGTGCTGCGCGACGCGGAGTCCGTGGCCCGCGACCTGTCGGCCTCCCGGGGCCCGTCGAACGCGGTGATCCGGTAG
- the purE gene encoding 5-(carboxyamino)imidazole ribonucleotide mutase, with product MSTTAAPVIGIVMGSDSDWPVMEAAAQALDEFEIPYEVDVVSAHRMPREMVEYGERAADRGLKAIIAGAGGAAHLPGMLASVTPLPVIGVPVPLKYLDGMDSLLSIVQMPAGVPVATVSVAGARNAGLLAVRMLAAHDTELLARMRDFQQELNDQATEKGKRLRTKVANAESFGFGK from the coding sequence ATGAGCACCACCGCAGCCCCCGTCATCGGCATCGTCATGGGATCCGACTCGGACTGGCCCGTCATGGAGGCGGCCGCCCAGGCCCTCGACGAGTTCGAGATCCCCTACGAGGTCGACGTCGTGTCCGCCCACCGGATGCCGCGCGAGATGGTCGAGTACGGGGAGCGGGCCGCCGACCGCGGGCTGAAGGCGATCATCGCGGGCGCGGGCGGCGCCGCCCACCTGCCCGGCATGCTCGCCTCGGTCACCCCGCTGCCGGTCATCGGTGTGCCGGTGCCGCTGAAGTACCTCGACGGCATGGACTCGCTGCTGTCGATCGTCCAGATGCCGGCCGGGGTTCCCGTCGCCACCGTCTCGGTCGCCGGGGCGCGCAACGCGGGCCTGCTGGCCGTACGGATGCTGGCCGCCCACGACACGGAGCTGCTGGCCCGGATGCGCGACTTCCAGCAGGAGCTCAACGACCAGGCCACCGAGAAGGGCAAGCGGCTGCGCACGAAGGTCGCGAACGCGGAGTCCTTCGGGTTCGGGAAGTGA